A genomic region of Corticium candelabrum chromosome 6, ooCorCand1.1, whole genome shotgun sequence contains the following coding sequences:
- the LOC134180898 gene encoding uncharacterized protein LOC134180898, with protein sequence MACTKRKQLSLTGFLSESSSQEQATKYRAMDSSGFNVASAKTTCGLPQTTDQLATGDENDHVKIDIADFVADSLAVIPDAVKWRLINERRPLEYEKIPTRTYKDSKRKSSVYHRNCNREWFDMFTFLSYSKRASGLYCLACVLFPAIGSHQGASRANLLVKKPYQNWKDGKVDLTAHASVHYHQLSKARLMAFIVTMENPSQRVDFAINLEAQQLVKRNHAVLTSTVKSLEFCGRQGISLRGHRDYSKCDVINKGKFLALVQFRIDSGDTVLKELENKILSDVKASKFFGLEADEVTDLSGWEQLGVVLRFVKDNQPVERLVSFIPCEILRGASICDKLFEALSRFGIDCNLCRAQASDGAGSMSGHLNSCQAKFREKVPKAAYYHCASHQLNLAISKSSTVPDICCMLSHLEAVGIFFKYSPKRQRHLETTVSKVIVQRKSLGATKVSTHKVKLMCETRWVERRTILVEFAEIYEPIVNCFETISRNSSREWSAKSVTEANGLLKAISSDQFIAAFQTNLYFFGYTKPLSCLLQGSTQDI encoded by the exons ATGGCGTGTACCAAACGCAAACAGTTATCACTGACAGGATTTCTTTCTGAGTCGTCATCTCAAGAGCAGGCAACAAAGTACAGAGCAATGGACTCATCTGGTTTCAACGTAGCTTCCGCTAAGACAACTTGCGGATTACCCCAAACAACAGATCAACTTGCAACGGGAGATGAAAATGACCACGTTAAAATTGACATTGCTGACTTTGTGGCGGACTCTCTAGCGGTTATTCCAGATGCAGTAAAATGGCGCCTTATCAACGAGAGAAGACCCTTGGAGTACGAGAAAATTCCCACTCGAACCTACAAAGATTCCAAACGAAAGAGTAGCGTATATCACAGGAACTGCAATCGAGAATGGTTTGACATGTTTACTTTTCTCTCATATTCAAAGAGAGCTTCAGGCTTGTACTGTCTGGCATGTGTTCTGTTTCCAGCTATAGGTTCCCATCAGGGAGCCTCCCGCGCCAATTTACTGGTTAAGAAGCCTTACCAAAATTGGAAAGATGGTAAAGTTGatttgacagcacacgcaaGTGTCCATTATCACCAGCTATCGAAAGCAAGGCTTATGGCATTCATTGTAACCATGGAAAACCCTAGTCAAAGAGTTGATTTTGCAATTAATCTTGAAGCACAGCAGCTTGTGAAAAGAAATCATGCTGTTCTGACATCCACTGTCAAATCCTTGGAATTCTGTGGCAGGCAGGGCATTTCACTGAGGGGACACAGAGATTATTCtaaatgtgacgtcatcaacaAAGGAAAATTCCTAGCATTAGTGCAATTTCGAATTGATTCAGGTGATACTGTTTTGAAAGAACTAGAAAA CAAGATTTTGTCTGATGTGAAGGCTAGTAAGTTCTTTGGACTGGAGGCTGATGAAGTAACAGATTTGAGTGGATGGGAGCAGCTTGGGGTGGTTCTTCGTTTTGTCAAAGATAATCAACCGGTAGAGAGACTTGTCAGTTTTATCCCCTGTGAAATTTTAAGGGGAGCTTCGATTTGTGACAAACTCTTTGAAGCTCTCTCTCGGTTTGGAATTGATTGTAACCTTTGTCGTGCACAAGCATCCGATGGTGCAGGAAGCATGTCTGGTCACCTAAATAGCTGTCAGGCTAAGTTTCGAGAGAAAGTTCCCAAGGCAGCATATTATCACTGCGCTAGCCATCAACTGAACTTGGCTATTTCCAAGTCATCCACTGTTCCCGACATCTGCTGCATGCTCTCTCATCTAGAGGCTGTAGGCATTTTCTTTAAGTATTCCCCCAAAAGACAACGACATCTTGAGACTACAGTTTCGAAGGTAATTGTTCAAAGGAAATCACTTGGAGCCACGAAAGTTTCCACTCACAAAGTAAAACTGATGTGTGAAACGCGTTGGGTCGAGCGGCGTACCATCTTGGTTGAATTTGCTGAGATATATGAACCCATCGTAAACTGCTTTGAGACTATAAGCAGAAACTCAAGTAGGGAGTGGAGCGCCAAGAGCGTGACGGAGGCCAATGGACTTCTCAAAGCTATCTCGTCAGACCAATTTATTGCAGCATTCCAGACAAATCTCTACTTCTTTGGTTACACCAAACCCTTAAGCTGCCTTCTCCAAGGCTCGACGCAAGATATTTGA
- the LOC134181087 gene encoding uncharacterized protein LOC134181087, with the protein MDAASVESGKSPPDDLKQLRVTSSQDFEEADQYMWNTNAVIGGGAFGKVYKGWHKVTYEKVAVKVIPREFYAKDRKFVERETDIQMDMRDCENIVRLFARTSALDGCALIMERCDKDLEMYVTECRGLDEAQIKDFLLQLNNGLKKLCEKGVVHRDLKPANILLKQVDGDQPGSSRMIVKLGDFGGAREYRTADQMTTMVGTPIYMAPEALENYQTSLKGYDEKVDMWSVGAVLYFCVTTKHGFLATEMEILSILKNKGDAIAFTGSGQLVEYYTQFPVTTGAICRLSGDFKEKMETLIRKLLVIDPSRRMDYQQFSHNVRRLCGKDAVHDSTRPDDHPASPDGLATTEVYKLNPLFAGDQENRRRLDKTYKLVLLGNVSVGKTSLVTRLTTGKSTRNTKATIAVDYKEAHFPVDDLLIPVQLWDTAGQERHKGSLTNHVYRDAHGLVIVYDICSKESYDAVKTWHSLAKNSMDNDTIFTLICGNKIDCRSRDSSLVPVVTTEEGAALANDCGAQFGEVSAETNANVSEVFLEFIRNVYRRDSDERANPNDSIKVSTQTPETERRCPKC; encoded by the exons ATGGACGCAGCTAGCGTTGAGAGCGGAAAGAGTCCTCCAGACGACTTGAAGCAACTTCGAGTAACGTCATCTCAAGATTTTGAGGAGGCTGATCAGTACATGTGGAACACGAACGCGGTAATAGGAGGCGGAGCGTTTGGAAAGGTGTACAAGGGATGGCATAAG GTGACATACGAGAAAGTTGCGGTAAAAGTTATCCCTAGAGAATTTTATGCAAAAGATCGCAAGTTTGttgaaagagagacagacatacaaatggataTGCGTGATTGTGAAAACATTGTCCGTCTCTTTGCAAGAACA TCAGCCTTGGACGGTTGTGCGTTGATAATGGAAAGATGTGACAAAGATCTCGAGATGTATGTGACAGAATGCAGAGGGTTAGACGAAGCTCAAATCAAGGATTTCTTACTGCAGCTCA aCAATGGATTGAAGAAGTTGTGTGAAAAAGGTGTGGTACACAGAGATTTGAAGCCAGCAAATATCCTTCTGAAGCAAGTAGATGGTGACCAACCAGGCTCAAGCAGGATGATT GTGAAGTTGGGTGACTTTGGGGGTGCTAGAGAGTACCGAACTGCGGATCAAATGACTACAATGGTGGGCACACCGATTTATATG GCTCCAGAAGCACTCGAGAATTACCAAACATCTCTCAAG GGTTATGACGAAAAAGTCGACATGTGGTCAGTCGGTGCTGTACTCTATTTCTGCGTTACCACTAAACACGGATTCCTTGCG ACGGAGATGGAAATTCTTTCAATTTTGAAAAACAAAGGCGACGCAATAGCATTTACTGGAAGCGGACAACTCGTCGAGTACTACACTCAATTTCCCGTAACCACTGGCGCAATATGTCGTCTTTCCGG AGACTTTAAAGAGAAGATGGAGACATTGATTCGGAAGCTTCTGGTTATTGACCCCAGCAGAAGGATGGATTATCAACAGTTTTCTCACAATGTGAGGAGACTTTGTGGGAAGGATGCTGTGCACGATTCGACTAGACCTGATGACCATCCTGCATCTCCAGACGGTCTGGCGACAACCGAGGTCTACAAATTGAATCCGTTGTTTGCAGGAGACCAGGAAAATAGGAGGAGGCTCGATAAAACGTACAAGTTGGTGTTGCTTGGCAACGTATCAGTTGGCAAGACGTCGTTGGTGACGCGTCTTACTACTGGGAAATCCACTCGAAATACTAAAGCAACTATAG CTGTTGACTATAAGGAAGCACACTTTCCCGTCGATGACTTATTGATTCCTGTTCAGCTCTGGGATACAGCTGGACAAGAGAG ACATAAGGGAAGTTTGACCAATCATGTCTACAGGGATGCTCACGGGTTGGTTATTGTCTATGATATCTGCAGCAAGGAATCGTATGATGCTGTAAAAACTTGGCATAGTCTTGCTAAG AATTCTATGGACAATGACACGATATTTACATTGATTTGTGGCAACAAGATAGATTGTCGATCTAGAGACAGTTCTCTTGTTCCAGTGGTTACAACTGAAGAGGGAGCCGCTCTCGCCAAT GACTGCGGAGCTCAGTTTGGTGAAGTCAGTGCAGAAACAAATGCCAATGTCAGTGAGGTCTTCTTGGAATTCATCAG GAATGTCTATCGTCGAGACAGTGATGAACGAGCGAATCCAAACGACAGCATCAAAGTTTCTACGCAAACCCCAGAGACAGAACGTCGATGCccaaaatgttaa